The Malus domestica chromosome 10, GDT2T_hap1 genome contains a region encoding:
- the LOC103422035 gene encoding cellulose synthase A catalytic subunit 2 [UDP-forming]-like produces the protein MDTKGRLIAGSHNRNEFVLINADEVSRVTSVKELSGQICQICGDEIEITVDGEPFVACNECAFPVCRSCYEYERREGNQACPQCKTRYKRIKGSPRVEGDEEEDDIDDLENEFDIASSERRDPHSIAEAVLAARLNIGRGSHVNGSGISTPAEFDSASIASEIPLLTYGQEDVGIASDKHALIVPPFMSRGKRVHPMPSSDSSMSFPPRPMDPKKDLAVYGYGTVAWKERMEDWKKKQNEKLQVVKHQGGNNGGDNNGEPDDPDLPKMDEGRQPLSRKLPISSSKINPYRMVILLRLTVLGLFFHYRILHPVNNAYGLWLTSIICEIWFAMSWILDQFPKWYPIERETYLDRLSLRYEKEGKPSELADLDVFVSTVDPMKEPPLITANTVLSILAVDYPVDKVACYVSDDGAAMLTFEALSETSEFARKWVPFCKKFSIEPRAPEWYFAQKVDYLRDKVDPTFVRERRAIKREYEEFKVRINLLVATAQKVPEEGWTMQDGTPWPGNNVRDHPGMIQVFLGQNGVRDVEGNELPRLVYVSREKRPGFDHHKKAGAMNSLVRVSAIISNAPYILNVDCDHYINNSKALREAMCFMMDPQSGKKICYVQFPQRFDGIDLHDRYSNRNVVFFDINMKGLDGIQGPIYVGTGCVFRRQALYGYDAPTKKKPPGKTCNCWPKWCCMCCGSRKKNKKSKSNDKKKKTKDTSKQIHALENIQEGIEGIDNEKSSLIPQIKFEKKFGQSPVFIASTLMEDGGVPKGTSSASLLKEAIHVISCGYEDKSEWGKEVGWIYGSVTEDILTGFKMHCHGWRSVYCMPKRPAFKGSAPINLSDRLHQVLRWALGSVEILLSRHCPIWYGYGCGLKWLERFSYINSVVYPLTSIPLLAYCSLPAVCLLTGKFIVPEISNYASILFMALFLSIAATSILEMQWGHVGIHDWWRNEQFWVIGGASSHFFALIQGLLKVLGGVNTNFTVTSKAADDGEFSDLYLFKWTSLLIPPMSLLIINIIGVVVGVSDAINNGYETWGPLFGRLFFAIWVIVHLYPFLKGLVGRQERLPTIIVVWSILLASIFSLLWVRINPFVNKGGIVLEVCGLDCN, from the exons ATGGATACCAAAGGAAGACTTATTGCAGGTTCTCACAACAGGAATGAGTTTGTTCTCATCAATGCTGATGAGGTTTCAAGA GTAACATCTGTTAAAGAACTGAGTGGGCAGATTTGCCAGATCTGTGGAGATGAGATTGAGATTACAGTGGATGGGGAGCCATTTGTTGCTTGCAATGAATGTGCATTCCCCGTTTGCAGATCTTGCTATGAGTATGAAAGGCGCGAGGGCAATCAAGCTTGCCCGCAATGCAAAACCCGATACAAGCGCATCAAAG gGAGTCCAAGAGTTGAAGGCGACGAAGAAGAGGATGACATTGATGATTTGGAGAATGAGTTTGATATTGCTAGCAGTGAGAGGAGAGATCCTCACAGCATTGCTGAGGCAGTGCTGGCTGCTCGCCTTAACATTGGAAGGGGTTCGCATGTCAACGGTTCGGGGATTAGCACACCAGCAGAGTTTGACTCTGCCTCCATTGCCTCCGAGATCCCTCTGCTGACCTATGGCCAAGAG GATGTTGGAATTGCCTCTGATAAGCATGCTCTTATTGTTCCCCCATTTATGAGTCGCGGAAAACGGGTTCATCCAATGCCATCTTCTGATTCCTCTATGTCCT TTCCACCGAGGCCAATGGATCCTAAGAAAGACTTAGCCGTGTATGGTTATGGAACTGTTGCATGGAAGGAGAGAATGGAGGActggaagaagaagcaaaatGAGAAACTTCAAGTGGTGAAGCACCAAGGAGGAAATAATGGTGGAGACAATAATGGAGAACCAGATGATCCCGATTTACCAAA GATGGATGAAGGCAGGCAGCCGCTTTCGAGGAAGTTGCCTATTTCTTCTAGCAAGATAAATCCTTATAGGATGGTCATCTTACTCCGTCTTACAGTTCTTGGCCTCTTTTTTCACTATAGAATTCTCCACCCGGTCAACAATGCCTATGGACTGTGGTTAACTTCTATAATATGTGAGATTTGGTTTGCCATGTCATGGATATTGGATCAGTTTCCTAAGTGGTATCCAATTGAGAGAGAAACGTACCTTGATCGATTATCATTGAG GTATGAGAAAGAAGGGAAGCCATCTGAGTTGGCTGATCTAGATGTGTTTGTTAGTACTGTTGATCCTATGAAGGAACCTCCACTTATCACAGCAAACACGGTCCTGTCCATCCTTGCCGTAGATTATCCGGTTGACAAAGTTGCATGTTATGTATCAGATGATGGTGCTGCAATGCTCACTTTTGAAGCCCTCTCAGAGACATCTGAGTTTGCACGAAAGTGGGTTCCATTCTGCAAGAAGTTCAGCATTGAACCCCGTGCCCCAGAGTGGTATTTTGCTCAAAAAGTTGACTATCTGAGAGACAAAGTTGATCCGACATTTGTCAGGGAACGTCGAGCCATTAAG AGGGAGTATGAAGAGTTCAAAGTTCGGATAAATTTGTTGGTTGCAACAGCACAGAAAGTTCCTGAGGAGGGTTGGACAATGCAGGACGGGACTCCATGGCCTGGAAATAATGTCAGGGATCATCCAGGGATGATTCAG gttTTCCTTGGTCAAAATGGTGTTCGTGATGTAGAAGGAAATGAATTACCACGTCTTGTTTATGTGTCTCGTGAGAAGAGACCGGGTTTTGATCACCACAAGAAAGCTGGAGCTATGAATTCTTTg GTGCGGGTATCAGCAATCATCTCAAATGCTCCTTACATACTGAATGTTGATTGTGATCACTACATCAACAACAGCAAAGCTCTTCGTGAAGCAATGTGTTTCATGATGGACCCCCAATCAGGAAAGAAGATCTGTTATGTACAATTTCCTCAAAGATTTGATGGGATTGATCTTCATGATAGATACTCAAATCGCAACGTTGTATTCTTTGAT ATCAATATGAAAGGTTTAGATGGGATCCAAGGGCCCATTTATGTCGGAACCGGGTGTGTCTTCCGAAGGCAGGCACTCTACGGATATGATGCTCctaccaagaaaaaaccaccaGGGAAGACTTGCAATTGTTGGCCAAAATGGTGCTGCATGTGTTGTGGATCTagaaagaagaacaagaaatccAAGTCAAAtgataaaaagaagaagaccAAGGATACCTCAAAGCAGATACATGCACTAGAAAATATTCAGGAGGGAATTGAAG GAATAGATAATGAAAAGTCATCCCTGATTCCCCaaataaaatttgagaaaaagTTTGGACAGTCGCCAGTTTTCATTGCTTCAACACTTATGGAAGACGGTGGAGTTCCAAAGGGAACAAGTTCTGCATCACTCTTGAAGGAAGCCATCCATGTCATTAGCTGTGGCTATGAAGATAAATCAGAATGGGGAAAAGAG GTTGGGTGGATCTATGGTTCTGTTACAGAGGATATCCTAACGGGCTTCAAGATGCATTGCCATGGCTGGCGATCTGTGTATTGCATGCCCAAGAGACCTGCATTCAAGGGTTCTGCTCCTATTAATCTTTCAGATCGGCTTCACCAGGTGCTTCGGTGGGCTTTGGGATCTGTTGAAATTTTGTTGAGCAGGCATTGCCCTATTTGGTATGGATACGGATGTGGTTTGAAATGGTTGGAGCGCTTTTCTTATATAAACTCGGTTGTTTATCCTTTGACATCCATCCCCTTGCTTGCCTACTGTTCCTTGCCGGCTGTCTGTCTGCTTACTGGGAAATTTATTGTCCCTGAG ATTAGCAACTATGCCAGTATCCTTTTTATGGCTCTCTTCTTGTCCATTGCTGCAACGAGCATACTCGAGATGCAGTGGGGACATGTTGGCATCCACGACTGGTGGAGGAACGAACAGTTCTGGGTGATTGGTGGTGCGTCATCACACTTCTTCGCACTCATCCAGGGTCTGCTGAAGGTTTTGGGTGGTGTTAACACAAACTTCACTGTCACATCCAAAGCAGCAGATGACGGAGAGTTTTCCGACCTATACCTCTTCAAGTGGACGTCACTTTTGATCCCGCCCATGAGCTTATTGATCATAAACATAATTGGAGTCGTAGTTGGAGTTTCGGATGCCATCAACAATGGTTACGAAACATGGGGTCCTCTCTTTGGTAGGCTGTTCTTTGCCATTTGGGTCATCGTCCATCTTTACCCGTTCCTAAAAGGTTTGGTGGGAAGACAAGAGAGACTTCCCACCATCATTGTGGTGTGGTCAATTCTTCTGGCATCCATATTCTCCCTGCTATGGGTCCGAATCAACCCATTTGTGAACAAAGGTGGCATTGTACTAGAAGTTTGCGGGCTGGATTGTAACTGA